A window from Candidatus Methylomirabilota bacterium encodes these proteins:
- a CDS encoding DUF421 domain-containing protein, protein MWTLFIPEISIAEKILRSGVVYLFLLLAFRFTGKRQVGQLTPFDLVVLLIISNVVQNAVIGNDNSLGGGLIGAVTILALNYGVTEVAYRSKRARRLLEAQPTLLIHNGRILQENLRRERITLDELLAALRRNGLVEPAQARFAVLEENGGISVIPRTAEGEPTRSNQAPSTSAPTGDS, encoded by the coding sequence ATGTGGACGCTCTTCATTCCTGAGATTTCCATCGCTGAAAAGATACTGCGGTCAGGTGTCGTCTACCTCTTTCTGCTGCTGGCCTTTCGTTTCACCGGGAAACGGCAAGTGGGCCAGCTTACCCCCTTTGACCTGGTTGTCCTGCTCATTATCTCGAATGTGGTCCAGAACGCCGTGATCGGCAACGACAACTCGCTCGGGGGCGGGCTCATCGGGGCAGTGACCATCCTTGCGCTGAATTACGGCGTGACCGAAGTGGCGTATCGCTCCAAGCGCGCGCGCCGCCTGCTCGAGGCTCAGCCAACGCTCCTGATTCACAACGGACGCATCCTCCAGGAGAATTTGCGACGCGAACGGATCACCCTCGACGAACTGCTGGCGGCGCTTCGGCGCAACGGGCTGGTCGAACCGGCCCAGGCGCGCTTCGCGGTCTTGGAGGAGAACGGCGGGATCAGCGTCATTCCCAGGACCGCCGAAGGCGAGCCCACCCGGTCAAACCAGGCGCCCAGTACTTCCGCACCAACAGGGGACTCGTAA
- a CDS encoding ATP-binding protein: MVTGTELRFAPTVAAMEAFIEPHRPWLESALGCPLSESVTFELEVAFGQLAAEDLRGGVPLDRQCLAGADALRPAVSRWAIPPVSPRITLRPGRNRQAPILARDLAWDPHWKDTPVVLWFHGLKHGIVAINIPHVSFDRGLSHDWQAWLLVNRTELAPALSLLRGLLVKSRKSVQIFLGQDVPLPLNGYDWNQVVLDPAVTRLVRDDFETFLQREAWFKRHRLPFRRGYLFYGPPGNGKTSALRVMASHPAISAHSLDFSDKDLRNQALTAVFEEASYDAPSLVIFEDLDRLYGKTDTGDNRTKITLQHLLNCLDGLAEYEGVIVVATANDPTALDSAILRRPGRFDRVVPFRPPAAGLRHEYFRRLSARSFDEETLARAASEADGFSFAQLREGYILAGQLAFGREGEEVRPEDLLEGIRMVRVEAQTVGSRLDGRGVGFGLAASQTPAA, from the coding sequence GTGGTTACTGGAACGGAGTTGCGTTTTGCCCCCACTGTTGCCGCGATGGAGGCCTTCATCGAGCCACACCGCCCCTGGTTGGAATCTGCGCTGGGATGTCCCTTGTCCGAATCTGTGACTTTCGAGCTCGAGGTGGCGTTTGGCCAACTCGCCGCAGAAGATCTGCGGGGCGGGGTCCCCCTGGACCGGCAATGCCTGGCCGGCGCGGACGCCCTGCGTCCGGCGGTCTCGCGCTGGGCTATTCCGCCTGTGAGCCCCAGGATCACCCTGCGGCCCGGACGAAACCGCCAGGCCCCGATTCTCGCCCGGGACCTCGCATGGGATCCTCATTGGAAGGACACCCCGGTTGTCTTATGGTTTCACGGGCTGAAACACGGTATCGTCGCGATCAACATACCCCATGTCTCGTTCGATAGAGGCCTGAGCCACGACTGGCAAGCTTGGCTGCTCGTGAACCGGACCGAATTGGCTCCAGCCCTAAGCCTGCTGAGAGGGCTGCTCGTTAAGTCTCGCAAGAGTGTGCAGATATTCCTTGGCCAGGATGTGCCACTTCCCCTGAATGGCTACGACTGGAACCAAGTCGTCCTCGACCCAGCCGTCACGCGCTTGGTGCGCGATGACTTCGAGACCTTTCTCCAGCGGGAAGCCTGGTTCAAACGACATCGGTTGCCCTTCCGACGCGGCTACCTGTTCTACGGACCGCCGGGAAACGGCAAAACGAGCGCCCTCCGGGTGATGGCGTCGCATCCGGCGATTTCCGCCCACAGCCTGGATTTCTCCGACAAAGATCTCCGGAACCAGGCACTCACGGCGGTCTTTGAAGAGGCGAGCTATGATGCCCCTTCTCTCGTGATCTTTGAGGATCTCGATCGTCTCTATGGAAAGACTGATACCGGGGACAACCGAACGAAGATTACGCTTCAACACCTCTTGAACTGTCTGGACGGGCTTGCCGAGTACGAGGGCGTGATCGTCGTGGCGACCGCGAACGACCCGACGGCCCTCGATTCAGCCATCCTGCGACGGCCAGGTCGGTTCGACAGGGTTGTACCTTTCCGACCCCCAGCCGCCGGCCTGCGTCACGAGTATTTCCGCCGATTGAGCGCCCGGTCCTTCGACGAGGAGACTCTTGCGAGGGCGGCGAGTGAGGCTGACGGGTTCTCGTTCGCCCAGCTTCGGGAAGGCTATATCCTCGCCGGCCAGCTCGCCTTCGGGCGCGAGGGCGAAGAGGTCCGCCCGGAAGACCTCCTGGAAGGGATCCGCATGGTCCGGGTTGAGGCGCAGACGGTGGGCAGCCGCCTCGACGGTCGAGGCGTTGGCTTTGGGCTCGCCGCCAGCCAAACGCCAGCCGCCTGA
- a CDS encoding DNA polymerase III subunit alpha, with product MHHSDFVHLHVHSQYSLLDGACGLEKLVAKAKEYKMPALAVTDHGNLFGAIDFYTLAMKEGVKPIIGSEVYIAPGSRFERSKQDSSYEGASHITLLAKDQVGYRNLIKLVSAGYLEGFYYKPRIDRELFAQHCQGLIALSGCLNCEVAKALLDGDEARAKETVGWYMEALGRENYFLEVQDHGMAEQKTVTDGVLRLAKAFELPIVATNDLHYPSKEDARAHEVLLCIQTGKTIQDKDRWRFSTDQFYFKSAAEMKRIFAELPEAVKNTITVAERCNLQLQFGQLRLPKYQVPEGYTLESYLAHLSWQGLKARYPDVNAEVEARLRYELEVIQKTGFAGYFLVVWDFIKFAKDRGISVGPGRGSAAASLIAYCLGITNIDPLRYGLIFERFLNPERISMPDMDIDFSDDRRDEVIDYVTRKYGADNVAQIITFGTMGAKAVIRDVGRGLGMPYAEVDKIAKLVPNRINISLDEAIAESPPLTEAVQNRTEVGELWRVAKCLEGLTRHASTHAAGVVISGDPLTEHVPLYKDPKAGSKPTTQYAMKAIEKIGLLKVDFLGLRTLTVIANTLELIASGRGCKIQIEEIPLDDPAVFQLLGEARTFGVFQLESSGMRDLMRRLKPERLEDVIALVALYRPGPMVMIDDFINRKHGKVKIRYDHPLMEAILKETYGIMVYQEQVMRIASDLAGFSMGEADVLRKAMGKKDPEMMDQQRKKFVDGAKAKGVQARTAEKIFDKMAPFAGYAFNKPHATSYALLAYQTAYLKAHYPVEFMAALLTSEMADTDGIVKYIDECKQMGITVLPPDVNESESRFTVVGEQIRFGLVAIKNVGETAIQSILATRRDKGPFRSLFDFCERVDLRLVNKRVIESLIKCGAFDSLGAARAQLMAVADKAMEAGAGAQRERIQGQVSLLDVLEAKGGLSHQAAALPDIPEWSPGQRLSAEKETLGFYVTGHPLADYRDVIAKVAAVTTDRLAACQDKETVTLCAIVSAVKEITTKSGERMAFVTLEDMAGTVEAVAFPELYKANLLHLVKGAAIMAKGQVDVGEEVVKLLLTEVSSLSTARRNGGSVVEITVDEAHLSDPQLEQLKGLLLRFPGPVPVRLHLTVTPGAQVTIAASPDMTVAADESLRQQVEALLGPGTITGA from the coding sequence ATGCACCATTCTGATTTTGTTCATCTGCACGTCCATAGCCAATACAGCCTGTTGGACGGAGCCTGCGGGTTGGAGAAGCTGGTGGCCAAGGCGAAAGAGTATAAGATGCCCGCCTTGGCCGTGACCGATCACGGCAACCTCTTCGGGGCGATCGACTTTTACACCCTCGCGATGAAAGAGGGGGTGAAGCCGATTATCGGCTCTGAGGTATACATTGCCCCCGGCAGCCGCTTCGAGAGGTCTAAACAGGACAGCAGCTACGAGGGCGCGAGCCACATCACCTTGCTGGCCAAGGACCAGGTCGGCTACCGGAATTTGATCAAGCTGGTGTCGGCCGGCTACCTGGAAGGGTTCTATTACAAGCCGCGAATCGACCGGGAGCTGTTTGCCCAGCATTGTCAGGGGCTCATTGCCCTCTCCGGCTGTCTGAACTGCGAAGTGGCTAAGGCATTGTTGGATGGCGATGAGGCACGGGCAAAGGAGACCGTCGGTTGGTACATGGAGGCGCTGGGGCGCGAGAACTACTTTTTGGAGGTTCAGGATCACGGGATGGCGGAGCAAAAGACGGTGACTGACGGAGTCCTTCGGCTCGCTAAAGCCTTTGAGTTGCCGATTGTGGCCACCAACGACCTGCACTATCCCAGCAAGGAAGATGCGCGCGCCCATGAGGTCCTGCTCTGCATCCAGACGGGAAAAACGATTCAGGATAAGGATCGTTGGCGCTTTTCCACCGACCAGTTCTATTTCAAATCGGCAGCGGAGATGAAGCGGATCTTTGCCGAGCTGCCGGAAGCGGTCAAGAATACCATTACCGTGGCTGAGAGGTGCAACCTTCAGCTCCAGTTCGGACAGCTTCGCCTGCCAAAGTATCAGGTGCCCGAGGGGTACACCCTGGAGTCCTACCTGGCCCATCTGTCCTGGCAGGGATTGAAGGCCCGATACCCGGACGTAAATGCCGAGGTTGAGGCGCGCTTGAGGTATGAGCTGGAGGTCATCCAGAAGACCGGCTTCGCCGGCTACTTTCTGGTGGTCTGGGACTTCATTAAGTTCGCCAAGGATCGGGGGATCTCGGTCGGCCCCGGCCGCGGGTCTGCGGCCGCCTCGCTGATTGCCTACTGCCTCGGCATCACCAACATCGATCCGCTCCGGTACGGCCTGATCTTTGAACGGTTCCTGAACCCCGAACGGATCAGCATGCCGGATATGGATATCGATTTCAGCGACGACCGGCGGGACGAGGTGATCGACTATGTGACGAGGAAGTATGGAGCCGATAATGTCGCTCAGATTATCACGTTCGGAACAATGGGGGCCAAGGCGGTCATCCGTGACGTCGGGCGGGGCCTGGGAATGCCCTATGCCGAGGTGGACAAGATCGCCAAGTTGGTTCCCAATCGGATCAATATCAGCCTGGATGAGGCGATCGCCGAGAGCCCGCCGCTGACCGAGGCGGTGCAGAACCGGACAGAGGTCGGGGAACTATGGCGGGTTGCCAAGTGTCTGGAGGGGCTGACACGGCACGCCTCAACCCACGCCGCCGGCGTCGTGATTTCCGGCGACCCGCTCACCGAGCATGTTCCGCTGTATAAAGATCCAAAGGCCGGCAGCAAGCCGACAACCCAGTACGCCATGAAAGCCATCGAGAAGATCGGTCTGCTAAAGGTTGATTTCCTGGGCCTGCGGACCCTGACGGTCATCGCTAATACCCTGGAGCTGATCGCGTCGGGACGCGGCTGTAAGATCCAGATTGAGGAGATCCCTCTCGACGACCCGGCGGTTTTCCAACTGCTCGGCGAGGCGCGGACCTTCGGAGTGTTCCAACTGGAATCCTCAGGGATGCGGGATCTGATGCGGCGTCTGAAGCCGGAACGGTTGGAGGACGTCATCGCCCTCGTGGCGCTCTATCGACCGGGACCGATGGTGATGATTGACGACTTCATCAACCGCAAGCACGGCAAGGTCAAGATCCGCTACGATCATCCGTTGATGGAGGCGATCCTCAAAGAGACCTACGGGATCATGGTCTACCAGGAACAGGTCATGCGGATCGCCTCGGATCTCGCCGGATTCTCGATGGGTGAAGCGGATGTACTGCGTAAGGCGATGGGTAAGAAAGACCCTGAGATGATGGATCAACAGCGAAAGAAGTTTGTCGACGGGGCGAAGGCCAAAGGGGTCCAGGCGCGGACGGCGGAAAAGATCTTCGACAAGATGGCCCCCTTTGCGGGATATGCCTTCAACAAACCCCATGCGACCTCTTACGCCCTCTTGGCCTATCAGACCGCCTACCTGAAAGCCCATTACCCGGTTGAGTTCATGGCGGCCCTCCTCACCTCAGAGATGGCTGATACCGACGGGATCGTCAAGTATATCGACGAGTGCAAGCAGATGGGGATTACCGTCCTACCGCCAGATGTCAACGAGTCGGAAAGCCGCTTTACTGTGGTGGGAGAGCAGATTCGATTCGGGCTGGTGGCCATCAAGAATGTCGGCGAGACGGCCATCCAGTCGATCCTGGCTACACGGCGGGATAAGGGTCCTTTCCGGTCTCTCTTTGACTTCTGCGAGCGGGTGGACCTGCGTCTGGTGAATAAGCGTGTCATCGAGAGCCTGATCAAGTGCGGGGCATTTGACTCCCTTGGGGCGGCGAGGGCTCAGCTTATGGCTGTGGCCGATAAGGCGATGGAGGCCGGCGCCGGCGCACAGCGGGAGCGGATCCAGGGTCAGGTCTCGCTGCTGGACGTCTTGGAGGCGAAGGGTGGGCTCAGCCACCAGGCGGCAGCGCTGCCCGATATCCCGGAGTGGTCGCCCGGTCAACGCCTGTCCGCCGAAAAGGAGACATTGGGCTTCTACGTCACCGGCCACCCGCTGGCCGATTATCGGGATGTCATCGCAAAGGTTGCGGCCGTTACGACCGATCGCCTCGCGGCCTGCCAGGACAAAGAGACCGTCACGCTGTGCGCCATCGTATCCGCGGTCAAGGAGATTACCACAAAGAGCGGCGAGCGGATGGCCTTCGTGACGCTCGAGGACATGGCGGGGACGGTGGAGGCGGTGGCATTTCCTGAGCTGTATAAGGCGAACCTGCTCCATCTGGTGAAGGGTGCGGCCATTATGGCAAAGGGACAGGTGGATGTCGGCGAAGAGGTGGTCAAGTTGCTCTTGACGGAAGTCAGCTCCCTCTCGACCGCCAGGCGCAACGGAGGGTCGGTGGTGGAGATTACGGTAGACGAGGCGCACCTGTCCGACCCACAACTTGAGCAGTTAAAAGGCTTGCTGCTGAGATTCCCGGGACCCGTTCCTGTCAGGCTCCACCTGACCGTTACTCCAGGCGCCCAGGTCACCATTGCCGCCTCGCCGGATATGACCGTGGCAGCGGACGAGTCGCTCAGGCAACAGGTGGAGGCCCTGTTGGGTCCGGGCACGATCACCGGAGCGTGA
- a CDS encoding WYL domain-containing transcriptional regulator — MVENALSRRDRQMVRIISLARLLMGGSSQTVYQLAARFKTRRETIYRDLRTLNEAGFPVMPDESGRFSRPRLDPTFRRFLPPVPLNAEEVAALLWAVKQTGGRQPFRTSLSSALCKLQALVPTKEGRLAMALDGAIEERDRGVKDYVGLEAVILHLVKAIVERRRCLATYHAPWRDKPSRFPYDPYRLFNFQGRLYCIGQVSAYGGTTTLAVERIQAIEPTGEMFAVDSGFDWKRYEAEAFGVVWEKPRKVVVRFSADQAPYVREREWHPTQTIRTLRDGRVELTFRAGGAFEIIRWILSWGSAATLLQPKSLRRLVAEELQAASRLYRQ; from the coding sequence ATGGTAGAGAATGCGCTCTCCCGCCGCGACCGACAGATGGTGCGCATCATCTCGCTTGCAAGGTTGCTCATGGGAGGGAGCAGCCAGACCGTCTACCAACTGGCCGCCCGCTTTAAGACCCGCCGCGAGACGATCTACCGTGATCTCCGAACCCTGAACGAGGCCGGTTTCCCGGTCATGCCTGACGAGTCTGGGCGATTCAGCCGCCCGCGACTAGATCCTACGTTCCGACGGTTTCTCCCGCCGGTTCCGCTCAATGCCGAGGAAGTCGCCGCGCTGCTCTGGGCAGTGAAGCAGACAGGCGGTCGGCAGCCATTCAGGACCTCCCTCTCAAGCGCCCTTTGCAAACTACAGGCCCTCGTTCCGACAAAGGAAGGGCGCCTCGCGATGGCTTTAGACGGGGCGATTGAGGAACGGGATCGCGGCGTGAAGGATTATGTGGGGCTCGAGGCCGTTATCCTCCACTTGGTGAAGGCAATCGTGGAGCGGAGGCGCTGCCTCGCCACGTATCATGCCCCTTGGCGCGACAAGCCGAGCAGGTTTCCCTATGACCCGTACCGGCTTTTCAATTTTCAAGGAAGGCTGTACTGCATTGGCCAGGTATCCGCGTATGGGGGCACGACCACGCTTGCTGTTGAGAGGATTCAGGCCATTGAGCCGACTGGCGAGATGTTTGCAGTGGACTCTGGGTTCGACTGGAAGCGGTACGAGGCCGAGGCGTTCGGAGTGGTCTGGGAAAAGCCCAGGAAGGTCGTCGTCCGGTTCAGCGCAGATCAAGCGCCCTACGTCCGCGAGCGGGAGTGGCACCCCACCCAGACGATCCGCACCCTGCGCGATGGCCGCGTGGAACTGACATTCCGAGCGGGGGGCGCCTTCGAGATCATCCGCTGGATCCTGAGCTGGGGGAGCGCCGCAACGCTTCTTCAGCCAAAGTCCCTACGCCGGCTGGTGGCCGAAGAACTCCAGGCCGCAAGCCGCCTCTATCGTCAATAG
- a CDS encoding HEAT repeat domain-containing protein, whose translation MRALCADPLPELRLRAAYLLARSGDPKGFDILRTAGAEPGSPEALLRTALLVKAGDRASLPILIDLTRETPDALEDEWAGSCAIDALQESGDPRVLPVLGELADTASDYIKVRAVIALRTFPSQRGCEFLRAAAQRASSLRTRVYLAMDCRRDGYRDLEALLEPALLSDEATEAGLDAVTFLGARQYIPALRRLVLDHKCCPYRHSAARVLTLFGDPAGITHMQMKWQDAFDVEDVIGCATHLEDHFITTLTQSPHWYRPMVGLLIRTTRRDQTAFTQLLTIARTGQTGELEGLAIVLGRGDWRRPEVLPICAEMLRRPLFPDTLRSRLWVVMIALDTLSGQFHGFPPDLALYPHPFMLTCNRRYGTPRSCRQVTGGECRHREVFTSTRNL comes from the coding sequence TTGCGTGCGTTGTGCGCCGACCCGCTCCCCGAGCTTCGACTTCGGGCGGCATACCTGTTGGCCAGAAGCGGAGATCCGAAAGGCTTCGACATACTCCGAACCGCCGGCGCAGAGCCGGGAAGCCCTGAGGCGCTTCTCCGGACGGCCTTGCTCGTCAAGGCCGGAGACCGGGCGTCCCTGCCGATCCTCATAGACTTGACGCGGGAGACGCCCGACGCTCTCGAAGACGAGTGGGCCGGATCTTGCGCGATCGACGCCTTGCAGGAGTCCGGCGACCCCAGGGTACTCCCAGTGCTTGGCGAGCTGGCCGATACGGCCTCCGACTACATCAAGGTGCGCGCGGTCATTGCGCTCCGCACCTTCCCGTCTCAGCGCGGTTGCGAGTTCCTGCGGGCGGCCGCGCAGAGAGCGAGTTCGCTACGGACCCGAGTGTACCTCGCGATGGATTGCCGGCGCGACGGGTACCGAGACCTGGAAGCCCTCCTCGAGCCTGCCCTGCTCAGTGACGAGGCGACGGAAGCCGGGCTGGACGCCGTTACCTTTTTAGGTGCCCGTCAGTACATCCCAGCGTTGCGCCGCCTGGTTCTCGACCACAAATGCTGCCCGTATCGGCATAGTGCGGCGCGGGTGCTTACCCTTTTCGGCGATCCCGCCGGTATCACGCACATGCAGATGAAGTGGCAAGACGCTTTCGACGTGGAGGACGTCATTGGCTGCGCCACCCACCTGGAGGATCACTTCATCACCACGTTGACGCAGTCGCCTCACTGGTACCGCCCCATGGTGGGGTTACTTATCAGGACCACCCGCCGCGACCAGACCGCCTTCACACAGCTCCTCACAATCGCCAGGACCGGGCAGACCGGGGAGCTCGAGGGTCTCGCGATTGTCCTGGGACGCGGGGACTGGCGTCGGCCAGAGGTCCTTCCGATATGTGCTGAGATGCTACGGCGTCCGCTTTTCCCAGATACCCTTCGATCCCGACTCTGGGTCGTCATGATAGCCTTGGACACGTTAAGCGGCCAGTTCCACGGTTTCCCGCCCGACCTGGCGCTGTACCCGCATCCCTTTATGCTCACATGCAACCGACGATATGGAACGCCTCGCAGTTGCCGTCAGGTGACGGGCGGCGAGTGTCGGCACCGTGAGGTGTTCACGAGCACAAGGAACCTCTGA